In the genome of Raphanus sativus cultivar WK10039 chromosome 4, ASM80110v3, whole genome shotgun sequence, one region contains:
- the LOC108839262 gene encoding uncharacterized protein LOC108839262, with the protein MVSRNKNDSSMREKFQLLRSVTNSHAESETSIIADASKYIKKLKKKVKEINNGTTSEQYFCDPTDPMVIVETLENGFLINITSRKNDGGMLVCLLEAFEDLGLEVVEATVSCTDSFSMHAVGSSNNDDGERMDAEAVKQAVEVAVRTWSDGHDPKCIMLRIGYPIKDRAFVIIISSQSQYIGCHSI; encoded by the exons ATGGTTTCGCGGAACAAGAATGATTCCTCTATGCGTGAGAAGTTTCAATTACTTCGTTCAGTCACTAACTCACATGCT GAGAGCGAAACATCGATCATAGCGGATGCATCAAAGTATATCAAAAAGCTTAAGAAGAAAGTCAAAGAAATCAACAATGGGACCACGTCTGAGCAATACTTCTGTGATCCTACCGATCCCATg GTAATAGTGGAAACCCTAGAGAATGGATTCTTGATAAATATAACGTCAAGGAAGAATGATGGAGGTATGTTGGTTTGTCTTCTTGAAGCCTTTGAAGATCTTGGACTTGAGGTTGTTGAAGCTACGGTTTCATGTACAGACTCATTTAGCATGCATGCTGTTGGTTCATCAAAT AATGATGATGGTGAAAGAATGGATGCTGAAGCAGTGAAACAGGCAGTTGAAGTAGCAGTCAGGACCTGGAGTGATGGACATGATCCAAAATG TATCATGCTAAGAATCGGCTACCCCATAAAGGATAGAGCTTTCGTGATCATCATTTCCAGCCAATCACAGTATATCGGGTGCCATTCTATCTAA
- the LOC130510562 gene encoding two-component response regulator ARR17-like: MEEEFHVLAVDDNLIDRKLVERILKISSCKVTTAENGLRALEYLGLGNSQQTESLTTNSVMKVNLIITDYCMPGMTGFELLKIVKESSNFKEVPVVILSSENIPTRINK, from the exons ATGGAGGAAGAGTTTCATGTTTTAGCAGTAGATGACAATCTCATTGACCGTAAACTCGTGGAGAGAATTCTCAAGATCTCTTCCTGCAAAG tgaCAACAGCAGAAAATGGGCTTAGAGCATTGGAGTACTTAGGCTTGGGAAATTCACAACAGACTGAGTCATTAACTACCAACAGT gTTATGAAGGTGAATCTTATCATCACTGATTACTGTATGCCAGGGATGACAGGTTTTGAGCTTCTCAAGATAGTAAAG GAATCTTCGAATTTTAAGGAAGTACCTGTCGTTATATTGTCATCAGAGAACATTCCTACTCGCATCAACAAGTAA